CCCGTAGCGGCGGTTGTCGGGCACGGTCTCGCCGGGCCGGGTTTCGTAGACGTACTCGGGCGACATGCCCACGCCGACGATGCGAAGCTTTGTTCGCGCCCCGTAGATGGTCGCCTCCAGGGTGTGGCCGGGCACGAAGCCGTGGGCCTTGGCGAAGGGCTCGCTGACCACGACCTCGTCCGGGCTGTAGGGCTCGGGCAGGCGGCCCTGGCGCAGGTGCAGGCGGTTGACCTCGGTCTGCCGCCCGTCGGGCAGGGACAGGACCAGACCGTCGGCCGGTTCGCGCAGCCCCGGCAGGTCCAGGGTCAGGGTGCCCCTGACGCGTGTCTCCAGGGCAGCCACGCCGTCGATCTCCCGCAGGCGGGCCTTCATGGAGTTCGGGGCGCGCTTCAGGTCGCAGAAGACGTGCGCCAGGCGGTGGGAGGCGTAGTATTCGTCCCGGGCCGACTCCAGGGACCTGACCAGCCCGCGGGCCATGATCATGACCATCAGGCCGCAGGCCATGACCAGGGCCACGGCCGCCATCTGCCCCTTCATGGACCACAGGTCGCGCAGGAGTTTGACGTTCAGGGCGCGCATGTCACCAGGCCAGCTCTTCCGCCCTGCGGCGGGATTGGTTGGTCCGGATGTCCGTGATGCGGCCGTCCGAGAGGAGGATGACGCGGTCGGCCATGTCCGCGATGGCCACGTTGTGGGTGATGACCACGGCCAGGGTGCCGAGTTCCGCGTTGATGCGCTCGATGGCCGAGAGGACCGTGATGCCCGTGCGCACGTCCAGGGCCCCGGTGGGCTCGTCGCACAGCAGCACGTCGGGGTTCTTGGCGATGGCGCGGGCGATGGCCACGCGCTGCTGCTCGCCGCCCGAGAGCTGGGACGGGAAGTGGTCCAGACGCGCCGAGAGGCCCACCAGGGACAGGGCCGCGGCGGGGTCCATGGGGTCTTCGGCGATGTCGGTGATGAGGGCCACGTTCTCGCGGGCCGTGAGGCTCGGGATGAGGTTGTAGAACTGGAAGATGAAGCCCACGGATTCGCGGCGGAAGGCGGTCAGGGTTTTCTCGTCGGCGTGGGTCATGTCCTGGCCGCGGTAGGACAGGGTGCCGCTGGTCGGGGTGTCGAGGCCGCCCAGGATGTTCAGGAGCGTCGACTTGCCGCTGCCCGAGGCGCCCAGCAGCACGACCAGTTCGCCCGGGAAGAGGTCCAGGCTGACCCCGCCCAATGCCCGTACCTCCGGGGCCGCGCCGGTTTGGTAGACCTTGGTCAGGTCGCGGGCGCAGAAGAGGGGGGAGGGCGTCGGTGCGGTCATGTCGGGGGCTCCGTGTTTTGTACGGTTTTACTGAAGCACAATGGGGGCTTGAGGTCAATTTGCGCGGGGCGAAGGAAGGGGGGCGTCCATATGGTCCATCCAGTCCATTTCGTCCATTCTTGGGAAAAAGTTGCGCAGGGCGGCCCGGGGCGCTTCGTTCCGGCCAGGGCCGTCGAAACTCCATCGCCGGCCTCGTAGGGCTTCCCCGTCGCGTGCGGAGCAGGAGGCTGAGCGTGGGCGACGGGCGACGGGGAAACCGACGATGCCTGGCTCAGTCGGACAGTCGACGACCCTGGCCGGAACGAAGCGCCCCGCTCGGGCGTCTCATGGGGCGGAAGAATGCGGGAAGGGCAGGGGGAGAGAACGGGAAAAACAGGGGGAGAGAACGGGAAAAACAGGGGGAGAGAACGGGAAAAACAGGGGGGAAAGAGGCGCCCCCGGGAGGCGGGGGCGCCGGAAGATCACTTCACGTGGCAGCTGTTGCAGGCCAGGGGAGCTTCGCCCTGTCCCTGCTTCTTGAGGTCGCGGTGGCAGCCCACGCAGCTCTTGGAGGTGTCCTTGGTGGTGTGAAAGGCGTTGTAGAGGGAACTCGCGGTCGTGCGGTCCTTGGCGTTGTCGTGGCAGCCTTCGGACATGCAGCTCTGGAAGGTGTAGGTCTGCGGCACGGTGTGGTGGCAGTCCTGACATGCGATGTGCATGTGCGACGCGTGGTTGAACGTCACTTCGGCTTTCTTGGGGGTGTAGTCTTTGACGCCCTTGGCGCTCATCAGGACGCTCTCGGGCATCTCGACGCTTCCGGCCATGGCGGTGGCGACACCGCCCAGAATCAGCAGCCCCACGAGCAGGGCAAGGGTTCCAATCCGTTTCATCCGATCCTCCTTGAAATGTTCTTCAATCACGTACGAGGCCCGCGGTTCCGCCGTTTCCGGGGACAGGTCGGCGGCGGGCCGGCATCCCTCGACAAAGTTTTCCCCTGTATATTCATCCCTTGCGGAGGGCAAGACTTTAAATGTGAAGTTTGTCACGAGGTGGGCGCTGTCGGTCCCGTTTGCCCATTCGGCATGATCGCGTCTTGACAGGCCCCGGCCTGCGGGTAGGAATCGGGACGGCGCGCGCTTGGCACGGCGGCGCGAAAACAGAGCAAGGAGCGTTCATGCCCGACCCACAGCCCCTCGAACCCCTGGTCCAGATGGACATCGTCAAGGTCACGGCCGCCGGACCCGCCCACGAGATGGACGTAGTGGCCACGGAAGTGCCCGTGACCATCATGGCCGGGGACACGGAAATCGCCACCCTGATGTGCACCCCCGAACATCTGGACGACCTGGCCAGAGGCTTTCTGCACACCTCGGGACTTCTGGACAGGCCGCAGGACTTCCTCGGCAGCGAGGTCGACCCGGCCGTGTGGGCCGTGCGTGTCTCCCTGGCCACGGCCGTGGACCCGCAGCGCCTTTCGCGGCGCACCTTCACCTCGGGCTGCGGCAAGGGCGTCATGTTCGCCAGCGCAGCGGAGCTGGAAGTCCGCTCGCCCCTGCCCGGCGGCTTTTCTCTGCCCGCCGCGCGCATCCAGGAGTTGGCCAACTGGTTCCGGCGCTATTCCGACCTGCACCACGCCACGGGCGGGGTGCACACCGTGGCCCTGAGCGTCGAAGGCCGGGAGCCGGAGCTCATCCGCGACGACGTC
The Desulfomicrobium escambiense DSM 10707 genome window above contains:
- a CDS encoding ABC transporter ATP-binding protein gives rise to the protein MTAPTPSPLFCARDLTKVYQTGAAPEVRALGGVSLDLFPGELVVLLGASGSGKSTLLNILGGLDTPTSGTLSYRGQDMTHADEKTLTAFRRESVGFIFQFYNLIPSLTARENVALITDIAEDPMDPAAALSLVGLSARLDHFPSQLSGGEQQRVAIARAIAKNPDVLLCDEPTGALDVRTGITVLSAIERINAELGTLAVVITHNVAIADMADRVILLSDGRITDIRTNQSRRRAEELAW
- a CDS encoding cytochrome c3 family protein translates to MKRIGTLALLVGLLILGGVATAMAGSVEMPESVLMSAKGVKDYTPKKAEVTFNHASHMHIACQDCHHTVPQTYTFQSCMSEGCHDNAKDRTTASSLYNAFHTTKDTSKSCVGCHRDLKKQGQGEAPLACNSCHVK
- the fdhD gene encoding formate dehydrogenase accessory sulfurtransferase FdhD — protein: MPDPQPLEPLVQMDIVKVTAAGPAHEMDVVATEVPVTIMAGDTEIATLMCTPEHLDDLARGFLHTSGLLDRPQDFLGSEVDPAVWAVRVSLATAVDPQRLSRRTFTSGCGKGVMFASAAELEVRSPLPGGFSLPAARIQELANWFRRYSDLHHATGGVHTVALSVEGREPELIRDDVGRHNAADKVVGQALHDGIDLSRTVMVTSGRISSEIVHKGRRAGIPILVSLGAPTHQAVLLARDMNLTLIGFARQNRFSIFASPERVA